The stretch of DNA CTCCTCCAGCGCCGCCGCGTACGGCATGCCGGACGTCGAGTTCGTCACCGAGGACACGCCCTGCGCGCCGCTGAGCCCCTACGGGCTGACCAAGCTGATCGGCGAGCAGATGATCGCCGCCGCGGCCGTGGCCCAGCCGCTCAGCTATGTGAACATCCGCTACTTCAACGTCGCGGGCAGCGCGAGCCCCGAGCTCGCCGACCGCGGCGCGGCCAACCTGATCCCGCTGATCTTCGAACGCGTCGACGCCGGACTGCCCCCGCGCATCTTCGGCGACGACTATCCGACCCCGGACGGCACCGGCATCCGGGACTACATCCACGTCGCGGACCTGGCCGAAGCGCACACCGCGGCAGCCCGCCGGCTGATCGCCGACCCGCAGACCGCGCTGACCGTCAACGCCGGCCGCGGCGTGGGCGTGTCGGTGCGCGAGATCATCCACACCGTCGGCGCCGTGATCGGCGACCCCGGCCTCACCGGCGCCGTCGAGGCGCGCCGGCCCGGCGACCCGGCCCGCTCGGTGGCCTCCGCCGACCGGATCCGCGAGGAGCTGGGGTGGAC from Catenulispora sp. GP43 encodes:
- the galE gene encoding UDP-glucose 4-epimerase GalE produces the protein MTWLVTGGAGYIGAHVVRALLADGHDVAVLDDLSTGFKERVPDGVPMVMGTVLDPAALERAFGDHGITGVVHLAGKKQVGESVAKPLYYFHENVEGLRILLASMGEHGVRSLVFSSSAAAYGMPDVEFVTEDTPCAPLSPYGLTKLIGEQMIAAAAVAQPLSYVNIRYFNVAGSASPELADRGAANLIPLIFERVDAGLPPRIFGDDYPTPDGTGIRDYIHVADLAEAHTAAARRLIADPQTALTVNAGRGVGVSVREIIHTVGAVIGDPGLTGAVEARRPGDPARSVASADRIREELGWTARRDVREMVESAWAGWRR